One Danio rerio strain Tuebingen ecotype United States chromosome 22, GRCz12tu, whole genome shotgun sequence genomic window carries:
- the abi3bpb gene encoding ABI family, member 3 (NESH) binding protein b isoform X17, with translation MAGSTVLHLGFLLTLAGILLFACSSAQRVRVRRQNMKVRINATGDTIVLKFVRPNPDVKLEGYILGYGSSMFSKQFIQLPENGEPYETEIDAEPKYLVAVQPMPTNDVKKHCTGKVNLEKPLHLVIDSVTPTSVLLSWGTYLKTPYEGNIMNDCLEEGHYTIRYRERNRKWIYQTCSTSDTVIDNLKPNTPYEFGVRPNKDDRSGMWSKPVIHNTNMGDKIMQINYKHNRPIAKPLGGPHSPFPLRPANGEHHKGLSFPKPALWSRARMGSSAGRPNNALKNPNVVGMHERIGKDMKPDVNQDKASILMPKLPPVTAKPSKPKTTSAPSVTAPKYETWENSSSFSPVPASKVDAMGKERYIAPHVVYKTDKKPDEPCSITTSLTYFPEEEGGEQNVTNPPKTAPSNLTVVTVEGCPSFIILDWEKTDNETTEYEVISTTKGPDGEQVSILTTNQTHTAVENLKPESSYEFKVKPKNELGEGPSSEPVSFSTESADPRVSENVSGKDAIWTQFPFKTDSYSECNGKQYVKRTWYRKFVGVQLCNSLRYKIYLSDSLNGKFHNIGDQTGFGEDHCQFVDSFLDGRTGTQLPADQLPSRPGFYRAMRQEPVHFGQIGGNSHVNYVAWYECGTPIPGKW, from the exons ATGGCAGGCAGTACTGTCCTTCACTTGGGCTTCCTTCTGACGCTCGCAGGAATTCTCCTCTTCGCATGCAGTTCCGCACAAAGAGTTAGAG TAAGAAGACAAAATATGAAGGTTCGCATCAATGCCACCGGAGATACAATTGTTTTGAAGTTTGTTCGACCCAACCCTGATGTCAAACTTGAAGGCTACATCTTAGGCTATGGCTCCAGCATGTTCTCCAAACAGTTCATCCAGCTTCCAGAAAACGGAGAACCCTATGAGACAGAGATTG ATGCCGAGCCTAAGTACCTTGTGGCTGTTCAGCCAATGCCAACCAATGATGTTAAGAAGCACTGCACAG GTAAAGTGAACCTGGAGAAACCTCTTCACCTGGTGATTGATTCTGTCACACCAACATCTGTGCTTTTATCCTGGGGAACCTACTTAAAGACACCCTATGAGGGAAACATCATGAACGACTGCTTGGAGGAAGG GCACTACACCATACGCTACAGAGAAAGAAACAGGAAGTGGATCTACCAGACCTGCTCCACCTCTGATACCGTGATTGACAACCTCAAGCCCAACACACCCTATGAATTTGGTGTCCGACCCAACAAAGATGACCGAAGTGGAATGTGGAGTAAGCCAGTGATCCACAACACCAACATGGGAG ataaaatcaTGCAGATAAACTACAAGCACAACAGACCAATTGCGAAACCTTTG GGTGGACCTCACAGCCCGTTCCCACTTCGACCTG CAAACGGTGAGCACCATAAAGGACTTTCTTTCCCCAAACCAGCCCTCTGGTCCAGAGCAAGAATGG GTTCTTCAGCAGGACGCCCGAATAATGCACTTAAAAACCCTAATGTTGTGGGCATGCATGAAAGAATAG GAAAAGATATGAAACCAGACGTGAACCAGGACAAAGCTTCTATCTTGATGCCCAAGTTGCCCCCTGTTACAGCCAAACCATCCAAACCAAAGACAACATCTGCTCCATCAGTGACAG CACCCAAGTATGAGACCTGGGAGAACTCTTCAAGTTTCAGCCCTGTCCCTGCTTCTAAAGTTGATGCCATGGGCAAAGAGCGCTACATTG CTCCACATGTGGTCTACAAGACAGATAAGAAGCCAGATGAACCTTGCTCCATCACCACCTCTCTAACTTACTTCCCCGAAGAGGAGGGTGGAGAACAAAATGTCACCAATCCTCCAAAAACAGCACCATCCAACCTCACCGTTGTAACAGTAGAAGGATGTCCCTCCTTCATTATTCTCGACTGGGAGAAAACAGATAATGAGACAACAG AGTATGAGGTCATCTCAACTACCAAAGGTCCTGATGGTGAACAGGTTTCCATTCTGACAACTAACCAGACACATACCGCTGTGGAAAACCTCAAACCAGAGAGCAG TTATGAATTCAAAGTGAAGCCAAAGAATGAGCTTGGTGAAGGGCCATCCAGTGAACCTGTATCCTTCAGCACAGAGTCTG CGGATCCTCGAGTGAGCGAAAACGTTTCAG GTAAAGATGCCATTTGGACACAGTTCCCTTTCAAAACCGACTCCTATTCTGAGTGCAATGGGAAGCAGTATGTGAAAAGGACATGGTACCGCAAATTTGTTGGTGTCCAACTCTGCAACTCCCTGCGGTACAAGATCTACCTGAGTGACTCTCTCAACG GCAAATTCCACAATATTGGAGACCAGACCGGTTTTGGTGAAGACCACTGCCAGTTTGTGGACTCATTCTTAGATGGCAGAACGGGAACTCAGCTTCCCGCAGACCAGCTACCATCCAGACCAG
- the abi3bpb gene encoding ABI family, member 3 (NESH) binding protein b isoform X3 translates to MAGSTVLHLGFLLTLAGILLFACSSAQRVRVRRQNMKVRINATGDTIVLKFVRPNPDVKLEGYILGYGSSMFSKQFIQLPENGEPYETEIDAEPKYLVAVQPMPTNDVKKHCTGKVNLEKPLHLVIDSVTPTSVLLSWGTYLKTPYEGNIMNDCLEEGHYTIRYRERNRKWIYQTCSTSDTVIDNLKPNTPYEFGVRPNKDDRSGMWSKPVIHNTNMGDKIMQINYKHNRPIAKPLGGPHSPFPLRPVPNNISHPVPSKNTGIFGGPKTSFDTDSHVRNDSSQLVEIPRILPQLLPTKPFRSSASPTPQSLTSSTRAPLHGHPQNKAPSATQMPHGSSGKNIRGDISSLPSKPANSVLTVTTRNQTSLGRNPFSFSNGMRHSPPRLGDPSRRHGGSSAGRPNNALKNPNVVGMHERIGKDMKPDVNQDKASILMPKLPPVTAKPSKPKTTSAPSVTAPKYETWENSSSFSPVPASKVDAMGKERYIAPHVVYKTDKKPDEPCSITTSLTYFPEEEGGEQNVTNPPKTAPSNLTVVTVEGCPSFIILDWEKTDNETTEYEVISTTKGPDGEQVSILTTNQTHTAVENLKPESSYEFKVKPKNELGEGPSSEPVSFSTESADPRVSENVSGKDAIWTQFPFKTDSYSECNGKQYVKRTWYRKFVGVQLCNSLRYKIYLSDSLNGKFHNIGDQTGFGEDHCQFVDSFLDGRTGTQLPADQLPSRPGFYRAMRQEPVHFGQIGGNSHVNYVAWYECGTPIPGKW, encoded by the exons ATGGCAGGCAGTACTGTCCTTCACTTGGGCTTCCTTCTGACGCTCGCAGGAATTCTCCTCTTCGCATGCAGTTCCGCACAAAGAGTTAGAG TAAGAAGACAAAATATGAAGGTTCGCATCAATGCCACCGGAGATACAATTGTTTTGAAGTTTGTTCGACCCAACCCTGATGTCAAACTTGAAGGCTACATCTTAGGCTATGGCTCCAGCATGTTCTCCAAACAGTTCATCCAGCTTCCAGAAAACGGAGAACCCTATGAGACAGAGATTG ATGCCGAGCCTAAGTACCTTGTGGCTGTTCAGCCAATGCCAACCAATGATGTTAAGAAGCACTGCACAG GTAAAGTGAACCTGGAGAAACCTCTTCACCTGGTGATTGATTCTGTCACACCAACATCTGTGCTTTTATCCTGGGGAACCTACTTAAAGACACCCTATGAGGGAAACATCATGAACGACTGCTTGGAGGAAGG GCACTACACCATACGCTACAGAGAAAGAAACAGGAAGTGGATCTACCAGACCTGCTCCACCTCTGATACCGTGATTGACAACCTCAAGCCCAACACACCCTATGAATTTGGTGTCCGACCCAACAAAGATGACCGAAGTGGAATGTGGAGTAAGCCAGTGATCCACAACACCAACATGGGAG ataaaatcaTGCAGATAAACTACAAGCACAACAGACCAATTGCGAAACCTTTG GGTGGACCTCACAGCCCGTTCCCACTTCGACCTG TTCCCAACAACATAAGCCACCCAGTGCCATCCAAAAACACAGGCATTTTTGGAGGTCCCAAGACATCTTTTG ATACAGACAGTCATGTTAGAAATGACTCCTCTCAGCTGGTGGAGATCCCCCGCATCCTTCCCCAACTCCTACCCACTAAACCCTTTCGTTCTTCAGCTTCCCCAACTCCCCAATCCCTTACCAGCAGTACCCGGGCACCCCTACATGGACATCCTCAAAACAAGGCACCTAGTGCCACTCAGATGCCACATGGTTCCTCTG GTAAGAACATCCGGGGAGACATCTCTTCTCTTCCATCCAAACCTGCCAATTCAGTCCTAACAGTGACCACCAGGAACCAGACATCACTGGGCAGAAACCCTTTCTCTTTCTCTAATGGCATGAGACATTCTCCCCCCAGGCTTGGAGACCCCTCAAGAAGACATGGGG GTTCTTCAGCAGGACGCCCGAATAATGCACTTAAAAACCCTAATGTTGTGGGCATGCATGAAAGAATAG GAAAAGATATGAAACCAGACGTGAACCAGGACAAAGCTTCTATCTTGATGCCCAAGTTGCCCCCTGTTACAGCCAAACCATCCAAACCAAAGACAACATCTGCTCCATCAGTGACAG CACCCAAGTATGAGACCTGGGAGAACTCTTCAAGTTTCAGCCCTGTCCCTGCTTCTAAAGTTGATGCCATGGGCAAAGAGCGCTACATTG CTCCACATGTGGTCTACAAGACAGATAAGAAGCCAGATGAACCTTGCTCCATCACCACCTCTCTAACTTACTTCCCCGAAGAGGAGGGTGGAGAACAAAATGTCACCAATCCTCCAAAAACAGCACCATCCAACCTCACCGTTGTAACAGTAGAAGGATGTCCCTCCTTCATTATTCTCGACTGGGAGAAAACAGATAATGAGACAACAG AGTATGAGGTCATCTCAACTACCAAAGGTCCTGATGGTGAACAGGTTTCCATTCTGACAACTAACCAGACACATACCGCTGTGGAAAACCTCAAACCAGAGAGCAG TTATGAATTCAAAGTGAAGCCAAAGAATGAGCTTGGTGAAGGGCCATCCAGTGAACCTGTATCCTTCAGCACAGAGTCTG CGGATCCTCGAGTGAGCGAAAACGTTTCAG GTAAAGATGCCATTTGGACACAGTTCCCTTTCAAAACCGACTCCTATTCTGAGTGCAATGGGAAGCAGTATGTGAAAAGGACATGGTACCGCAAATTTGTTGGTGTCCAACTCTGCAACTCCCTGCGGTACAAGATCTACCTGAGTGACTCTCTCAACG GCAAATTCCACAATATTGGAGACCAGACCGGTTTTGGTGAAGACCACTGCCAGTTTGTGGACTCATTCTTAGATGGCAGAACGGGAACTCAGCTTCCCGCAGACCAGCTACCATCCAGACCAG
- the abi3bpb gene encoding ABI family, member 3 (NESH) binding protein b isoform X16 — MAGSTVLHLGFLLTLAGILLFACSSAQRVRVRRQNMKVRINATGDTIVLKFVRPNPDVKLEGYILGYGSSMFSKQFIQLPENGEPYETEIDAEPKYLVAVQPMPTNDVKKHCTGKVNLEKPLHLVIDSVTPTSVLLSWGTYLKTPYEGNIMNDCLEEGHYTIRYRERNRKWIYQTCSTSDTVIDNLKPNTPYEFGVRPNKDDRSGMWSKPVIHNTNMGDKIMQINYKHNRPIAKPLGGPHSPFPLRPVPNNISHPVPSKNTGIFGGPKTSFGSSAGRPNNALKNPNVVGMHERIGKDMKPDVNQDKASILMPKLPPVTAKPSKPKTTSAPSVTAPKYETWENSSSFSPVPASKVDAMGKERYIAPHVVYKTDKKPDEPCSITTSLTYFPEEEGGEQNVTNPPKTAPSNLTVVTVEGCPSFIILDWEKTDNETTEYEVISTTKGPDGEQVSILTTNQTHTAVENLKPESSYEFKVKPKNELGEGPSSEPVSFSTESADPRVSENVSGKDAIWTQFPFKTDSYSECNGKQYVKRTWYRKFVGVQLCNSLRYKIYLSDSLNGKFHNIGDQTGFGEDHCQFVDSFLDGRTGTQLPADQLPSRPGFYRAMRQEPVHFGQIGGNSHVNYVAWYECGTPIPGKW; from the exons ATGGCAGGCAGTACTGTCCTTCACTTGGGCTTCCTTCTGACGCTCGCAGGAATTCTCCTCTTCGCATGCAGTTCCGCACAAAGAGTTAGAG TAAGAAGACAAAATATGAAGGTTCGCATCAATGCCACCGGAGATACAATTGTTTTGAAGTTTGTTCGACCCAACCCTGATGTCAAACTTGAAGGCTACATCTTAGGCTATGGCTCCAGCATGTTCTCCAAACAGTTCATCCAGCTTCCAGAAAACGGAGAACCCTATGAGACAGAGATTG ATGCCGAGCCTAAGTACCTTGTGGCTGTTCAGCCAATGCCAACCAATGATGTTAAGAAGCACTGCACAG GTAAAGTGAACCTGGAGAAACCTCTTCACCTGGTGATTGATTCTGTCACACCAACATCTGTGCTTTTATCCTGGGGAACCTACTTAAAGACACCCTATGAGGGAAACATCATGAACGACTGCTTGGAGGAAGG GCACTACACCATACGCTACAGAGAAAGAAACAGGAAGTGGATCTACCAGACCTGCTCCACCTCTGATACCGTGATTGACAACCTCAAGCCCAACACACCCTATGAATTTGGTGTCCGACCCAACAAAGATGACCGAAGTGGAATGTGGAGTAAGCCAGTGATCCACAACACCAACATGGGAG ataaaatcaTGCAGATAAACTACAAGCACAACAGACCAATTGCGAAACCTTTG GGTGGACCTCACAGCCCGTTCCCACTTCGACCTG TTCCCAACAACATAAGCCACCCAGTGCCATCCAAAAACACAGGCATTTTTGGAGGTCCCAAGACATCTTTTG GTTCTTCAGCAGGACGCCCGAATAATGCACTTAAAAACCCTAATGTTGTGGGCATGCATGAAAGAATAG GAAAAGATATGAAACCAGACGTGAACCAGGACAAAGCTTCTATCTTGATGCCCAAGTTGCCCCCTGTTACAGCCAAACCATCCAAACCAAAGACAACATCTGCTCCATCAGTGACAG CACCCAAGTATGAGACCTGGGAGAACTCTTCAAGTTTCAGCCCTGTCCCTGCTTCTAAAGTTGATGCCATGGGCAAAGAGCGCTACATTG CTCCACATGTGGTCTACAAGACAGATAAGAAGCCAGATGAACCTTGCTCCATCACCACCTCTCTAACTTACTTCCCCGAAGAGGAGGGTGGAGAACAAAATGTCACCAATCCTCCAAAAACAGCACCATCCAACCTCACCGTTGTAACAGTAGAAGGATGTCCCTCCTTCATTATTCTCGACTGGGAGAAAACAGATAATGAGACAACAG AGTATGAGGTCATCTCAACTACCAAAGGTCCTGATGGTGAACAGGTTTCCATTCTGACAACTAACCAGACACATACCGCTGTGGAAAACCTCAAACCAGAGAGCAG TTATGAATTCAAAGTGAAGCCAAAGAATGAGCTTGGTGAAGGGCCATCCAGTGAACCTGTATCCTTCAGCACAGAGTCTG CGGATCCTCGAGTGAGCGAAAACGTTTCAG GTAAAGATGCCATTTGGACACAGTTCCCTTTCAAAACCGACTCCTATTCTGAGTGCAATGGGAAGCAGTATGTGAAAAGGACATGGTACCGCAAATTTGTTGGTGTCCAACTCTGCAACTCCCTGCGGTACAAGATCTACCTGAGTGACTCTCTCAACG GCAAATTCCACAATATTGGAGACCAGACCGGTTTTGGTGAAGACCACTGCCAGTTTGTGGACTCATTCTTAGATGGCAGAACGGGAACTCAGCTTCCCGCAGACCAGCTACCATCCAGACCAG
- the abi3bpb gene encoding ABI family, member 3 (NESH) binding protein b isoform X12: MAGSTVLHLGFLLTLAGILLFACSSAQRVRVRRQNMKVRINATGDTIVLKFVRPNPDVKLEGYILGYGSSMFSKQFIQLPENGEPYETEIDAEPKYLVAVQPMPTNDVKKHCTGKVNLEKPLHLVIDSVTPTSVLLSWGTYLKTPYEGNIMNDCLEEGHYTIRYRERNRKWIYQTCSTSDTVIDNLKPNTPYEFGVRPNKDDRSGMWSKPVIHNTNMGDKIMQINYKHNRPIAKPLGGPHSPFPLRPGKNIRGDISSLPSKPANSVLTVTTRNQTSLGRNPFSFSNGMRHSPPRLGDPSRRHGANGEHHKGLSFPKPALWSRARMGSSAGRPNNALKNPNVVGMHERIGKDMKPDVNQDKASILMPKLPPVTAKPSKPKTTSAPSVTAPKYETWENSSSFSPVPASKVDAMGKERYIAPHVVYKTDKKPDEPCSITTSLTYFPEEEGGEQNVTNPPKTAPSNLTVVTVEGCPSFIILDWEKTDNETTEYEVISTTKGPDGEQVSILTTNQTHTAVENLKPESSYEFKVKPKNELGEGPSSEPVSFSTESADPRVSENVSGKDAIWTQFPFKTDSYSECNGKQYVKRTWYRKFVGVQLCNSLRYKIYLSDSLNGKFHNIGDQTGFGEDHCQFVDSFLDGRTGTQLPADQLPSRPGFYRAMRQEPVHFGQIGGNSHVNYVAWYECGTPIPGKW; this comes from the exons ATGGCAGGCAGTACTGTCCTTCACTTGGGCTTCCTTCTGACGCTCGCAGGAATTCTCCTCTTCGCATGCAGTTCCGCACAAAGAGTTAGAG TAAGAAGACAAAATATGAAGGTTCGCATCAATGCCACCGGAGATACAATTGTTTTGAAGTTTGTTCGACCCAACCCTGATGTCAAACTTGAAGGCTACATCTTAGGCTATGGCTCCAGCATGTTCTCCAAACAGTTCATCCAGCTTCCAGAAAACGGAGAACCCTATGAGACAGAGATTG ATGCCGAGCCTAAGTACCTTGTGGCTGTTCAGCCAATGCCAACCAATGATGTTAAGAAGCACTGCACAG GTAAAGTGAACCTGGAGAAACCTCTTCACCTGGTGATTGATTCTGTCACACCAACATCTGTGCTTTTATCCTGGGGAACCTACTTAAAGACACCCTATGAGGGAAACATCATGAACGACTGCTTGGAGGAAGG GCACTACACCATACGCTACAGAGAAAGAAACAGGAAGTGGATCTACCAGACCTGCTCCACCTCTGATACCGTGATTGACAACCTCAAGCCCAACACACCCTATGAATTTGGTGTCCGACCCAACAAAGATGACCGAAGTGGAATGTGGAGTAAGCCAGTGATCCACAACACCAACATGGGAG ataaaatcaTGCAGATAAACTACAAGCACAACAGACCAATTGCGAAACCTTTG GGTGGACCTCACAGCCCGTTCCCACTTCGACCTG GTAAGAACATCCGGGGAGACATCTCTTCTCTTCCATCCAAACCTGCCAATTCAGTCCTAACAGTGACCACCAGGAACCAGACATCACTGGGCAGAAACCCTTTCTCTTTCTCTAATGGCATGAGACATTCTCCCCCCAGGCTTGGAGACCCCTCAAGAAGACATGGGG CAAACGGTGAGCACCATAAAGGACTTTCTTTCCCCAAACCAGCCCTCTGGTCCAGAGCAAGAATGG GTTCTTCAGCAGGACGCCCGAATAATGCACTTAAAAACCCTAATGTTGTGGGCATGCATGAAAGAATAG GAAAAGATATGAAACCAGACGTGAACCAGGACAAAGCTTCTATCTTGATGCCCAAGTTGCCCCCTGTTACAGCCAAACCATCCAAACCAAAGACAACATCTGCTCCATCAGTGACAG CACCCAAGTATGAGACCTGGGAGAACTCTTCAAGTTTCAGCCCTGTCCCTGCTTCTAAAGTTGATGCCATGGGCAAAGAGCGCTACATTG CTCCACATGTGGTCTACAAGACAGATAAGAAGCCAGATGAACCTTGCTCCATCACCACCTCTCTAACTTACTTCCCCGAAGAGGAGGGTGGAGAACAAAATGTCACCAATCCTCCAAAAACAGCACCATCCAACCTCACCGTTGTAACAGTAGAAGGATGTCCCTCCTTCATTATTCTCGACTGGGAGAAAACAGATAATGAGACAACAG AGTATGAGGTCATCTCAACTACCAAAGGTCCTGATGGTGAACAGGTTTCCATTCTGACAACTAACCAGACACATACCGCTGTGGAAAACCTCAAACCAGAGAGCAG TTATGAATTCAAAGTGAAGCCAAAGAATGAGCTTGGTGAAGGGCCATCCAGTGAACCTGTATCCTTCAGCACAGAGTCTG CGGATCCTCGAGTGAGCGAAAACGTTTCAG GTAAAGATGCCATTTGGACACAGTTCCCTTTCAAAACCGACTCCTATTCTGAGTGCAATGGGAAGCAGTATGTGAAAAGGACATGGTACCGCAAATTTGTTGGTGTCCAACTCTGCAACTCCCTGCGGTACAAGATCTACCTGAGTGACTCTCTCAACG GCAAATTCCACAATATTGGAGACCAGACCGGTTTTGGTGAAGACCACTGCCAGTTTGTGGACTCATTCTTAGATGGCAGAACGGGAACTCAGCTTCCCGCAGACCAGCTACCATCCAGACCAG
- the abi3bpb gene encoding ABI family, member 3 (NESH) binding protein b isoform X13, whose amino-acid sequence MAGSTVLHLGFLLTLAGILLFACSSAQRVRVRRQNMKVRINATGDTIVLKFVRPNPDVKLEGYILGYGSSMFSKQFIQLPENGEPYETEIDAEPKYLVAVQPMPTNDVKKHCTGKVNLEKPLHLVIDSVTPTSVLLSWGTYLKTPYEGNIMNDCLEEGHYTIRYRERNRKWIYQTCSTSDTVIDNLKPNTPYEFGVRPNKDDRSGMWSKPVIHNTNMGDKIMQINYKHNRPIAKPLGGPHSPFPLRPGKNIRGDISSLPSKPANSVLTVTTRNQTSLGRNPFSFSNGMRHSPPRLGDPSRRHGGSSAGRPNNALKNPNVVGMHERIGKDMKPDVNQDKASILMPKLPPVTAKPSKPKTTSAPSVTAPKYETWENSSSFSPVPASKVDAMGKERYIAPHVVYKTDKKPDEPCSITTSLTYFPEEEGGEQNVTNPPKTAPSNLTVVTVEGCPSFIILDWEKTDNETTEYEVISTTKGPDGEQVSILTTNQTHTAVENLKPESSYEFKVKPKNELGEGPSSEPVSFSTESADPRVSENVSGKDAIWTQFPFKTDSYSECNGKQYVKRTWYRKFVGVQLCNSLRYKIYLSDSLNGKFHNIGDQTGFGEDHCQFVDSFLDGRTGTQLPADQLPSRPGFYRAMRQEPVHFGQIGGNSHVNYVAWYECGTPIPGKW is encoded by the exons ATGGCAGGCAGTACTGTCCTTCACTTGGGCTTCCTTCTGACGCTCGCAGGAATTCTCCTCTTCGCATGCAGTTCCGCACAAAGAGTTAGAG TAAGAAGACAAAATATGAAGGTTCGCATCAATGCCACCGGAGATACAATTGTTTTGAAGTTTGTTCGACCCAACCCTGATGTCAAACTTGAAGGCTACATCTTAGGCTATGGCTCCAGCATGTTCTCCAAACAGTTCATCCAGCTTCCAGAAAACGGAGAACCCTATGAGACAGAGATTG ATGCCGAGCCTAAGTACCTTGTGGCTGTTCAGCCAATGCCAACCAATGATGTTAAGAAGCACTGCACAG GTAAAGTGAACCTGGAGAAACCTCTTCACCTGGTGATTGATTCTGTCACACCAACATCTGTGCTTTTATCCTGGGGAACCTACTTAAAGACACCCTATGAGGGAAACATCATGAACGACTGCTTGGAGGAAGG GCACTACACCATACGCTACAGAGAAAGAAACAGGAAGTGGATCTACCAGACCTGCTCCACCTCTGATACCGTGATTGACAACCTCAAGCCCAACACACCCTATGAATTTGGTGTCCGACCCAACAAAGATGACCGAAGTGGAATGTGGAGTAAGCCAGTGATCCACAACACCAACATGGGAG ataaaatcaTGCAGATAAACTACAAGCACAACAGACCAATTGCGAAACCTTTG GGTGGACCTCACAGCCCGTTCCCACTTCGACCTG GTAAGAACATCCGGGGAGACATCTCTTCTCTTCCATCCAAACCTGCCAATTCAGTCCTAACAGTGACCACCAGGAACCAGACATCACTGGGCAGAAACCCTTTCTCTTTCTCTAATGGCATGAGACATTCTCCCCCCAGGCTTGGAGACCCCTCAAGAAGACATGGGG GTTCTTCAGCAGGACGCCCGAATAATGCACTTAAAAACCCTAATGTTGTGGGCATGCATGAAAGAATAG GAAAAGATATGAAACCAGACGTGAACCAGGACAAAGCTTCTATCTTGATGCCCAAGTTGCCCCCTGTTACAGCCAAACCATCCAAACCAAAGACAACATCTGCTCCATCAGTGACAG CACCCAAGTATGAGACCTGGGAGAACTCTTCAAGTTTCAGCCCTGTCCCTGCTTCTAAAGTTGATGCCATGGGCAAAGAGCGCTACATTG CTCCACATGTGGTCTACAAGACAGATAAGAAGCCAGATGAACCTTGCTCCATCACCACCTCTCTAACTTACTTCCCCGAAGAGGAGGGTGGAGAACAAAATGTCACCAATCCTCCAAAAACAGCACCATCCAACCTCACCGTTGTAACAGTAGAAGGATGTCCCTCCTTCATTATTCTCGACTGGGAGAAAACAGATAATGAGACAACAG AGTATGAGGTCATCTCAACTACCAAAGGTCCTGATGGTGAACAGGTTTCCATTCTGACAACTAACCAGACACATACCGCTGTGGAAAACCTCAAACCAGAGAGCAG TTATGAATTCAAAGTGAAGCCAAAGAATGAGCTTGGTGAAGGGCCATCCAGTGAACCTGTATCCTTCAGCACAGAGTCTG CGGATCCTCGAGTGAGCGAAAACGTTTCAG GTAAAGATGCCATTTGGACACAGTTCCCTTTCAAAACCGACTCCTATTCTGAGTGCAATGGGAAGCAGTATGTGAAAAGGACATGGTACCGCAAATTTGTTGGTGTCCAACTCTGCAACTCCCTGCGGTACAAGATCTACCTGAGTGACTCTCTCAACG GCAAATTCCACAATATTGGAGACCAGACCGGTTTTGGTGAAGACCACTGCCAGTTTGTGGACTCATTCTTAGATGGCAGAACGGGAACTCAGCTTCCCGCAGACCAGCTACCATCCAGACCAG